In Eubalaena glacialis isolate mEubGla1 chromosome 3, mEubGla1.1.hap2.+ XY, whole genome shotgun sequence, the following are encoded in one genomic region:
- the NDUFS5 gene encoding NADH dehydrogenase [ubiquinone] iron-sulfur protein 5 has product MPFFDVQKRLGLDLDRWMTIQSAEQPHKIAGRCHAFEKEWIECAHGIGGIRAEKECKIEFDDFVECLLRQKTMKRLSAIKRQRDKLIKEGKYTPPPQHLGKEDPRP; this is encoded by the exons ATGCCTTTCTTTGATGTGCAGAAAAGGCTGGGTCTTGACTTAGACCGCTGGATGACAATCCAGAGTGCTGAGCAGCCTCACAAGATTGCAGGTCGATGCCATgcttttgaaaaagaatggatagagTGTGCACATGGTATTGGTGGTATTCGCGCGGAGAAAGAGTGCAAGATAGAATTCGATGATTTCGTAGAGTGTCTGCTTCGACAGAAAACG ATGAAACGTCTGAGTGCCATCAAGAGGCAGCGGGATAAGCTAATAAAGGAAGGGAAGTACACACCTCCACCTCAGCACCTGGGCAAGGAGGATCCTCGGCCCTGA